Proteins encoded within one genomic window of Rhododendron vialii isolate Sample 1 chromosome 1a, ASM3025357v1:
- the LOC131333103 gene encoding protein FAR1-RELATED SEQUENCE 5-like, which produces MVGMHNLSSSTLGTDKHRIHNFFYAIQCDDNGRAVNFFWVDSRSRMAYHYFGDVVTFDTTYRTNKYDMPFAPFTGVNHHMQSIQFGCALLQDEIEVTFKWLFETWLEAMGGRPPTSIITDQDLAMKAAIAQVFPNTRHCLCIWHIKKKFVEKLLQVYFKKSKFKKDVKNCIWATYRKEDFEKRWMELMKENGLESNEWLQQLYDIRDSWVPVYNRGTFFAGMNTTGRSEGVNSFFDGFVTSTTNLKEFVVKYDQTLKRIVKRENNEDFEFEHKFQIVNDNEFLLKHAAKIYTRNVFNKFKDEMNGVFHYKVEEVGNANGFQSFIVKSKEHEVKKFTVTFGFANV; this is translated from the coding sequence ATGGTGGGGATGCACAATCTGTCCTCATCTACTTTAGGAACAGACAAGCACAGaatccacaattttttttatgcaattCAATGTGATGATAATGGGAGGgcagtcaattttttttgggtggactCGCGATCTCGCATGGCGTACCATTACTTTGGAGATGTGGTCACATTTGACACAACCTATCGAACAAACAAGTATGATATGCCTTTCGCACCATTTACGGGAGTAAACCACCACATGCAGTCAATACAGTTTGGATGTGCACTTTTACAAGATGAGATAGAGGTGACATTTAAATGGTTGTTTGAGACATGGCTTGAAGCTATGGGAGGACGTCCTCCAACTTCTATCATCACTGACCAAGACTTGGCAATGAAGGCAGCAATTGCCCAAGTTTTTCCTAACACCCGTCATTGTTTATGCATTTGGCATATCAAgaagaaatttgttgaaaaattgTTGCAAGTGTACTTCAAgaaatcaaaattcaagaagGATGTGAAAAATTGTATTTGGGCAACATATAGGAaagaagattttgaaaagagatGGATGGAATTGATGAAGGAGAATGGGTTGGAGAGCAACGAATGGCTTCAACAATTGTATGATATTCGTGACTCATGGGTACCCGTTTATAATCGTGGCACATTCTTTGCTGGTATGAATACTACTGGACGTAGTGAGGGtgttaattcattttttgatggtTTTGTTACCTCGACGACAAATCTTAAAGAGTTTGTAGTCAAGTATGACCAAACCTTGAAGAGGATtgtgaaaagggaaaataatGAAGATTTTGAGTTTGAACATAAGTTTCAGATTGTGAATGACAATGAATTTTTGTTGAAGCATGCGGCAAAAATTTATACTAGAAACGTCTTCAACAAGTTCAAGGATGAAATGAATGGAGTCTTCCATTACAAAGTTGAAGAGGTGGGAAATGCCAATGGATTTCAATCGTTCATAGTGAAGTCAAAAGAACATGAAGTTAAAAAGTTCACAGTGACATTTGGATTTGCAAACGTATGA